One region of Leptospira fainei serovar Hurstbridge str. BUT 6 genomic DNA includes:
- a CDS encoding NUDIX domain-containing protein, translating into MEFFFKKKGLRVRVAALIRNRQGEILLLQQKKKDSYYWLLPGGGIEFGESAEEALRRELKEELSLDVTSASFLFLNESIDPKGNRHLIQLVFLTKVKKLDPEMNLKEKAITGFGYFPVAAIKEMDIRPDIKSYLSSVKFKPAPYLKSQWVYDK; encoded by the coding sequence ATGGAATTCTTCTTCAAGAAAAAAGGCTTACGTGTCCGGGTCGCCGCGTTGATCCGGAATAGACAGGGAGAAATCCTGCTTTTACAGCAGAAGAAAAAGGATTCGTATTATTGGTTATTGCCGGGGGGTGGAATCGAATTCGGAGAGAGCGCGGAAGAAGCATTGCGGAGAGAACTGAAGGAAGAACTTTCACTCGACGTCACTTCGGCTTCTTTCCTATTTCTAAACGAATCCATAGACCCGAAAGGAAATCGTCATCTTATACAATTGGTTTTTTTAACAAAGGTGAAAAAATTGGATCCGGAAATGAATTTAAAGGAGAAAGCGATTACCGGATTCGGATATTTTCCGGTCGCAGCCATTAAGGAAATGGATATTCGACCCGACATCAAATCCTATCTTTCATCGGTGAAATTCAAGCCCGCACCGTATCTTAAAAGTCAATGGGTGTACGATAAATGA